In Xylanibacter ruminicola 23, a single genomic region encodes these proteins:
- a CDS encoding SusC/RagA family TonB-linked outer membrane protein → MKKSRLVMMFLALMVTMTSWAQGIVGTVIDDQGETVIGASVVEKGNPQNGTITDFNGNFTIKVNEGATIVVSYIGYVTQELKATRNMRVVLKEDAQTLQDVVVIGYGVQKKSVVTASIAKVSSDDLEGKTRLRADDALKGLAAGVNVTSANGQPGSQSMIRVRGTGTINDTNPLYIIDGMPTDQYGLESVNPYDIESIEVLKDAASGAIYGARAANGVILVTTKKGKVGKAQINYNFSYGWQSAWKHRDVTSATDYAILQNEKYVNGGQAPLYADPYNLTDANGNKITGFGTDWQELLFNDNAPVVQHDVSVSGATEKVNYYLSLGYYTQDGIVGGNYGRSNYDRLTINSNNQFNLFDDSKERNFLNKLDISANLSYMRTHSTGIDTNSTWGSPLGSALYLAPTLPVTLTGAVAQDMIDRYSAYDLYRDENGNPYTIPNYVGSYQEQNNPIAMMQGNPSRGWSHKFRPKFAIDLQIWDNLKYHFTWSAEQSFWGSEGATVSKYYLSGNNNSDHTSASAEKADATQWQVENTLTYDKEFGKHSIGVVLGQSALKYKGSYVGASHWNLINVNKPYVDYTTGGSIETTTDADGHITGVKSLVSGWAGPNVEHHLASLFARLSYNYDEKYMFQGTIRRDGSSRFGSNNKYGVFPSFSIGWNIMNEDFMKNTSDWLSNLKFRASWGKNGNENIGDFRYTVLTTTGGTSNYYFGRQGVMNYGSKANGLANENLKWEESEQTDLGIDLGLWNNKLTFTVDYYIKKTNGMLMTMPIPSYVGETKPIGNVGDMENKGIEFELGYKFNIADAHFAIKANASHLKNTLKNLGNDTGFLNYGISQFSDGGTRAENGQPFPYFYGYKTAGVLQNQAEADAYNAKNHASSVPGDLIFVDVNGDGYITSDDRTKIGKPTPDWTYGLNLNADWKGFDFNIFFQGVYGADIFDATWRQDIASGNYPTWVLQRWTGEGTSNKIPMLKLGDSKNWVVSDIYVQDGSYLRLKNISLGYTLPKQLTKRVNIERFRVYVRAENLFTWTKYWGFDPEIGSGSTSMGVDYGVYPQARIFTVGCNLSL, encoded by the coding sequence ATGAAGAAAAGCAGGTTAGTAATGATGTTTCTGGCACTTATGGTGACCATGACATCTTGGGCCCAGGGAATCGTGGGCACTGTGATTGACGACCAGGGCGAGACCGTTATCGGTGCTTCGGTCGTTGAAAAAGGTAATCCTCAGAATGGTACTATTACCGACTTTAATGGAAACTTCACCATTAAGGTTAACGAGGGCGCTACTATCGTAGTAAGTTACATTGGTTATGTAACCCAAGAACTAAAAGCAACCCGCAACATGCGTGTGGTGCTGAAAGAAGATGCACAGACTCTGCAGGACGTAGTTGTTATCGGCTACGGTGTGCAGAAGAAGAGCGTGGTAACAGCCTCAATCGCCAAGGTTAGCTCGGATGACCTGGAGGGTAAGACACGTCTGCGTGCCGATGATGCCCTGAAAGGTCTGGCTGCTGGTGTAAACGTTACATCTGCCAACGGACAGCCTGGTTCACAGTCGATGATTCGCGTGCGCGGTACAGGTACTATTAATGATACCAACCCGCTGTACATTATCGATGGCATGCCTACCGACCAGTACGGTCTGGAGAGCGTTAACCCTTACGATATCGAGAGTATCGAGGTACTGAAGGATGCGGCATCAGGTGCCATCTATGGTGCTCGTGCTGCCAACGGTGTCATCCTCGTTACTACTAAGAAAGGTAAAGTGGGTAAGGCTCAGATCAACTATAACTTCAGCTACGGTTGGCAGAGCGCCTGGAAGCATCGCGACGTGACCAGTGCTACCGACTATGCCATCCTGCAGAACGAGAAATACGTGAACGGCGGACAGGCTCCTTTGTATGCCGATCCTTATAACCTGACCGATGCCAACGGTAACAAGATTACCGGTTTTGGTACCGATTGGCAGGAACTGCTGTTTAACGATAACGCCCCTGTAGTACAGCACGACGTATCGGTTAGCGGTGCTACCGAAAAGGTAAACTACTACCTGTCGCTGGGTTACTACACTCAGGATGGTATCGTGGGTGGTAACTACGGCCGCTCTAACTACGACCGTTTGACCATCAACTCAAACAACCAGTTCAACCTGTTCGACGACTCAAAGGAGCGCAACTTCCTGAACAAACTGGACATCAGCGCAAACCTCTCTTATATGCGCACACATAGCACAGGTATCGACACCAACTCTACATGGGGTTCGCCCCTGGGTTCGGCCCTGTACCTGGCTCCCACACTGCCCGTAACACTCACTGGTGCTGTGGCTCAGGATATGATTGACCGTTACAGCGCTTACGACCTTTATCGCGACGAGAACGGCAATCCTTATACTATTCCCAACTACGTAGGTAGCTATCAGGAGCAGAACAACCCCATCGCCATGATGCAGGGTAACCCCAGCCGCGGCTGGAGTCATAAGTTCAGACCTAAGTTTGCTATCGATCTGCAGATCTGGGACAACCTGAAGTACCACTTCACCTGGAGTGCCGAGCAGAGTTTCTGGGGCAGCGAGGGTGCTACCGTATCAAAGTACTACCTCTCTGGTAACAACAACAGCGACCACACATCGGCTTCAGCCGAGAAGGCCGACGCTACACAGTGGCAGGTTGAGAACACGCTGACTTACGACAAAGAGTTTGGCAAGCACTCTATCGGTGTAGTACTGGGTCAGAGCGCCCTGAAGTACAAGGGTAGCTACGTAGGTGCATCGCACTGGAACCTGATTAACGTAAACAAGCCTTATGTTGACTACACCACTGGTGGTAGCATTGAGACCACTACCGATGCCGACGGCCACATTACAGGTGTTAAGAGTCTGGTTAGCGGTTGGGCTGGTCCTAACGTAGAGCATCACCTGGCTTCGCTCTTTGCCCGTTTGAGCTACAACTACGACGAGAAGTACATGTTCCAGGGCACCATCCGCCGCGATGGTTCAAGCCGCTTCGGATCAAACAACAAATATGGTGTGTTCCCCTCATTCTCTATCGGTTGGAACATCATGAACGAGGACTTCATGAAGAACACCAGCGACTGGCTCAGCAACCTGAAGTTCCGCGCCAGCTGGGGTAAGAACGGTAACGAGAACATCGGTGACTTCCGCTACACCGTGCTCACCACCACTGGTGGCACAAGCAACTACTACTTTGGCCGTCAGGGCGTGATGAATTACGGTTCGAAGGCCAACGGACTGGCTAACGAGAACCTGAAGTGGGAGGAGAGTGAGCAGACCGACCTGGGTATCGACCTGGGCCTGTGGAACAACAAGCTTACATTTACTGTTGACTACTATATCAAGAAGACCAATGGTATGCTGATGACCATGCCTATCCCAAGCTACGTAGGTGAGACCAAGCCTATCGGTAACGTGGGCGACATGGAGAATAAGGGTATCGAGTTTGAGCTGGGTTACAAGTTCAACATTGCCGATGCACACTTTGCCATTAAGGCCAACGCATCGCACCTGAAGAACACCCTGAAGAACCTGGGTAACGATACTGGCTTCCTGAACTACGGTATCAGTCAGTTCAGCGATGGTGGCACACGTGCCGAGAACGGTCAGCCTTTCCCATACTTCTATGGTTACAAGACTGCAGGTGTACTGCAGAACCAGGCCGAGGCCGATGCTTACAATGCTAAGAATCACGCTTCGTCGGTTCCTGGCGACCTGATCTTCGTGGATGTAAACGGTGATGGCTACATTACCAGCGACGACCGTACCAAGATTGGTAAGCCAACACCCGACTGGACTTACGGTTTGAACCTGAATGCCGATTGGAAGGGCTTCGACTTCAACATCTTCTTCCAGGGCGTTTATGGTGCCGATATCTTCGACGCTACCTGGCGCCAGGATATCGCATCGGGTAACTACCCAACTTGGGTGCTGCAGCGCTGGACCGGCGAGGGCACATCAAACAAGATTCCTATGCTGAAGCTGGGCGACAGCAAGAACTGGGTGGTTAGCGACATCTACGTACAGGACGGCAGCTACCTGCGCCTGAAGAACATCTCATTGGGTTACACACTGCCTAAGCAGCTTACCAAGCGTGTAAACATCGAGCGATTCCGCGTGTATGTTCGCGCCGAGAACCTCTTCACCTGGACCAAGTACTGGGGATTCGATCCTGAGATCGGTTCTGGCAGCACATCAATGGGTGTAGATTACGGTGTATATCCACAGGCACGCATCTTTACTGTAGGTTGCAACCTCTCGCTGTAA
- a CDS encoding RagB/SusD family nutrient uptake outer membrane protein, protein MNTKIYKTLFAGVVAVSLTACNDSFLEVENPTGEPLEEYYMTDEHLSEACTSAYAPLHWPDWDGTAYNDLTCDAEIMGDDFWVGGSSISDNQHWHKLFNFEGDGNNTLGTLWGDFYSGIKRCNDVIKYCSWGGGNEKNRTSYEMQARLLRVYYYNILWHYYGNVPFYLENLSEPYTAPQITADEIYAQLLPELEAIIASNVLPMRWDAANEGRVSQAMAYMLYAEMVMYQNDAARYPTALTYMKQIIGDSNYSLNPDFKDLFSENGEMCSESIFEITYDDDNAQRDWGTPLHAGGTVFPTLCSPNGWAGGEGWDSGNDGWGFLPMRLEAYNMYADNDKRRDVTCWDVRGYTYTERYQDTHIWHGKYRPQSANNQDCPTSKNLNYNNNKRIYRYAETLLNAAELLLQTGGSATEATGYVNEVRTRAGLANLSSVTIDDVLNERHLEFCGEGKRYFDLVRAEGISGATEKATLKLVPDTYGYRTNTWSASKKHIPLSQSELDADPTLVQNNY, encoded by the coding sequence ATGAATACGAAGATATATAAAACACTGTTCGCTGGAGTAGTAGCCGTATCGCTGACTGCTTGTAACGACAGTTTCCTGGAGGTAGAGAACCCCACTGGTGAGCCTCTGGAGGAATATTACATGACCGACGAGCACCTGAGCGAGGCTTGCACATCGGCCTATGCCCCACTGCACTGGCCCGACTGGGACGGAACAGCCTATAACGACCTGACTTGCGACGCCGAGATTATGGGCGACGACTTCTGGGTTGGTGGTTCGAGCATCAGCGACAACCAGCACTGGCACAAGCTGTTCAACTTTGAGGGCGACGGCAACAACACCCTGGGTACTCTTTGGGGCGACTTCTACAGCGGTATCAAGCGTTGTAACGACGTGATTAAGTACTGCTCATGGGGTGGCGGCAACGAAAAGAACCGCACATCGTACGAGATGCAGGCCCGTCTGCTCCGCGTGTACTATTATAATATTCTGTGGCACTACTACGGCAACGTTCCTTTCTATCTGGAGAACCTGAGCGAGCCTTACACAGCCCCACAGATTACTGCTGATGAGATTTATGCACAGCTGCTGCCTGAGCTCGAGGCCATCATCGCTTCGAACGTGCTGCCTATGCGTTGGGATGCAGCCAACGAGGGTCGCGTATCACAGGCTATGGCCTACATGCTGTATGCCGAGATGGTAATGTACCAGAACGACGCAGCCCGCTATCCTACTGCTCTTACTTACATGAAGCAGATTATCGGCGACAGCAACTACTCGCTGAATCCCGACTTCAAGGATCTGTTCTCAGAGAACGGTGAGATGTGCTCAGAGAGCATTTTTGAGATTACTTACGACGACGATAACGCCCAGCGCGACTGGGGCACACCACTGCATGCAGGTGGTACCGTATTCCCTACACTCTGCTCGCCTAACGGTTGGGCTGGTGGCGAAGGCTGGGACAGCGGTAACGACGGTTGGGGCTTCCTGCCCATGCGCTTAGAGGCCTACAATATGTATGCCGATAACGACAAGCGTCGCGATGTTACCTGCTGGGACGTTCGTGGCTACACCTATACCGAGCGTTATCAGGACACTCACATCTGGCACGGTAAGTATCGTCCACAGAGTGCCAACAATCAGGACTGTCCTACATCAAAGAACCTGAACTACAATAACAACAAGCGCATCTACCGCTATGCCGAGACCCTGCTGAATGCAGCCGAGCTACTGTTGCAGACAGGTGGCAGCGCAACCGAGGCCACTGGTTATGTTAACGAGGTTCGTACACGTGCAGGTCTTGCTAACCTGAGCAGCGTTACTATCGACGACGTACTGAATGAGCGTCACCTGGAGTTCTGCGGTGAGGGCAAGCGTTACTTCGACCTGGTTCGTGCCGAGGGTATCAGCGGTGCCACCGAAAAGGCTACCCTGAAGCTGGTTCCCGACACCTACGGCTATCGTACTAACACCTGGAGTGCCAGCAAGAAGCACATTCCTCTGTCACAGAGCGAGCTTGATGCCGACCCAACACTGGTGCAGAACAACTATTAA
- a CDS encoding family 16 glycosylhydrolase, translated as MKRYMFNTLLLALTAVFTGCGGGGDDPQPAAPTITVSQESINAPAEGGSYTINVTTTGKEWGVYADGDFVKATAQYANNAVAVTIDENPNTTERTGNVIIMSGTARKNITVTQAAAAKPAYNAPEGYTLVWQDEFEGTSNQLNAADWTHEVKNSGWVNHELQNYVNQKTPEGQLVTEVKNGTLRITARKENGKVYSGRVYAKVKEGWTYGYIEASIKLPKGKGTWPAFWMMPVNFKSWPADGEIDIMEEVGYHPNYVSSSLHANAHVHSNNTQVTHEMKCDGAEGEFHTYAILWTAKNITTYVDGKVQLSYDNRGLGRDDWPYDDPFYVILNLAWGGDWGGAQGVDESALPATMEVDYVRVFQKK; from the coding sequence ATGAAACGTTACATGTTTAACACTCTATTGCTCGCGCTCACCGCAGTCTTTACTGGCTGCGGTGGGGGTGGCGATGATCCACAACCCGCTGCTCCAACGATCACCGTATCGCAGGAGAGCATCAATGCACCTGCCGAAGGAGGCAGCTACACAATTAACGTTACCACCACTGGAAAAGAGTGGGGTGTTTATGCCGATGGCGACTTCGTGAAGGCCACGGCTCAGTATGCTAACAATGCGGTGGCTGTGACCATCGACGAGAACCCTAATACCACGGAGCGTACAGGTAACGTCATCATTATGTCGGGTACTGCCCGTAAGAACATCACAGTGACTCAGGCCGCTGCTGCAAAGCCTGCCTACAACGCCCCCGAAGGTTACACACTGGTATGGCAGGACGAGTTCGAAGGCACCAGCAATCAGCTGAATGCCGCCGACTGGACCCACGAGGTGAAGAACTCAGGTTGGGTGAACCACGAACTGCAGAACTATGTGAACCAAAAAACGCCAGAGGGCCAGTTGGTGACCGAGGTTAAGAACGGCACCCTGCGCATCACCGCACGCAAGGAGAACGGAAAGGTTTACTCTGGTCGTGTGTATGCCAAGGTAAAAGAGGGCTGGACCTACGGCTATATCGAGGCCAGCATCAAACTGCCAAAGGGCAAGGGCACATGGCCTGCCTTCTGGATGATGCCTGTGAACTTCAAGTCATGGCCTGCTGATGGCGAGATTGATATCATGGAAGAGGTGGGCTATCACCCAAACTACGTATCATCAAGTCTGCATGCCAATGCCCATGTACACTCTAACAATACGCAGGTAACCCACGAGATGAAGTGCGATGGTGCCGAAGGCGAATTCCACACCTACGCTATCCTGTGGACAGCCAAGAACATCACCACCTATGTGGATGGTAAGGTTCAGTTGAGCTACGACAACCGCGGACTGGGTCGCGACGACTGGCCCTACGATGATCCGTTCTACGTGATCCTCAACCTGGCTTGGGGTGGCGATTGGGGTGGCGCTCAAGGCGTTGACGAGAGTGCATTGCCAGCCACCATGGAAGTAGATTACGTGCGTGTATTCCAGAAGAAATAA
- a CDS encoding CotH kinase family protein — translation MKPKLILSILLTIAWAGPVLAQQYQQLTDVPTVYIETENGQNITSKEEYIICTFTMVDGDNTLRLENTQIRGRGNSSWWNSDKKPYRVKFDKKQTLLGEDFAKAKSWTLLANHGDKTMIRNALTYQLGRFIGMKFCPAAKFIDLYLNGKYRGTYQISDQVQVHKKRVEVDEDNGWLLEVANENSREEPYITSTRYGIMYNIKNPDDELLTMDKRIAIGQWLEAFEKAVASNDYKDSEKGYRAYIDETDFINWYVGAELTGNIDALYSIYMYKEADEQKMHFGPLWDLDLGYDNSSEKSLLRQMEAYLGLWNRPFEKILQRLWLDPWFAKACNDRLNALVEAGLQQHLMASIDSLRGAIWQTQAQNFKVWPINQQVYDWEKHKYHNDYDSYISDLKAFVNTHIPYLQEAFAQKLSATGITPAKTTEKNSSTLYDLQGRKVQQPNKKGIYIQNRQIITKQ, via the coding sequence ATGAAACCAAAATTAATACTCTCTATTTTGTTGACGATTGCCTGGGCTGGCCCTGTGCTGGCCCAGCAATATCAACAACTCACCGATGTACCAACGGTGTATATCGAGACGGAGAACGGTCAGAACATCACCAGTAAGGAAGAGTACATCATATGTACCTTTACGATGGTGGATGGCGACAACACGCTCCGACTCGAGAACACACAGATAAGAGGACGAGGCAACTCATCGTGGTGGAATTCTGACAAGAAACCCTACCGAGTTAAGTTCGACAAAAAGCAAACACTGTTAGGTGAGGACTTTGCGAAAGCCAAAAGTTGGACCTTGCTGGCCAATCACGGCGACAAGACCATGATTCGCAATGCCCTGACTTATCAACTCGGACGTTTCATCGGCATGAAGTTCTGTCCAGCTGCCAAGTTCATCGATCTTTATCTTAATGGCAAATACCGCGGAACCTACCAGATTAGCGACCAGGTGCAGGTGCACAAAAAGCGCGTTGAGGTAGATGAGGACAACGGTTGGCTGCTGGAGGTGGCCAACGAGAACTCGCGCGAGGAGCCCTACATCACATCCACCCGCTACGGCATCATGTACAACATCAAGAATCCTGATGACGAGCTGCTCACCATGGATAAGCGCATCGCCATCGGACAGTGGCTGGAGGCCTTCGAGAAGGCTGTGGCCAGCAATGACTACAAGGACTCCGAGAAAGGTTATCGCGCCTATATCGATGAGACCGATTTTATTAACTGGTACGTAGGCGCTGAGCTCACGGGCAACATCGATGCACTTTACAGCATCTACATGTACAAGGAGGCCGACGAACAGAAGATGCACTTCGGACCGCTGTGGGACCTTGACTTGGGCTACGACAATAGTTCGGAAAAGAGTCTGCTGCGACAGATGGAGGCCTACTTAGGCTTGTGGAACCGTCCATTCGAAAAAATTCTGCAGCGCCTGTGGCTCGACCCTTGGTTTGCCAAGGCTTGCAACGACCGCCTGAACGCGCTGGTAGAAGCCGGACTGCAGCAGCACCTGATGGCATCTATCGACAGTTTGCGTGGTGCCATCTGGCAGACACAGGCTCAGAATTTCAAGGTGTGGCCCATCAACCAGCAGGTGTACGACTGGGAGAAGCACAAGTACCACAACGACTACGACAGCTACATCAGCGATCTGAAGGCGTTTGTGAACACTCATATCCCCTACCTGCAGGAGGCCTTCGCCCAGAAGTTGAGTGCCACCGGTATTACACCTGCCAAGACAACAGAAAAGAACAGCAGCACCCTCTACGACCTGCAGGGCCGAAAGGTGCAACAACCCAATAAAAAAGGAATATACATCCAGAACAGACAAATCATAACAAAACAATGA
- a CDS encoding glycoside hydrolase family 5 protein, whose product MKKAFVYLFALLLMACNMGKQNNTNGFVTINGHDLIKPNGEKLLIQGTNLGNWLNPEGYMFGFGRTNSAWMIDLMMKEAVGPDATAEFWQQFKDNYVTRKDIDFIANQGANTIRLPFNYKLFCDEDYMGQTGKKDGYARIDSVITWCKANNLYLILDMHDCPGGQTGDNIDDGHGYPWLFESEKCQQQFCNIWREIAYRYRSETTILGYELMNEPIAHYFANKDSLYQLLQPVYKKAVEAIRQVDKNHIILLGGAHWNSFFWMLNDSTYDDKLMYTCHRYGGPATKEAITHYINFRDSINRPMYMGEFGHNTMEWQRDFVKVLKENNIGYTFWPYKKVDESCMMGIKRPKGWDSIVVKYAETSRNTYQEWREARPNQAQFRQLLKQFAENCRIENCKPQAEYIQSMGMGKLKKKGEKVRK is encoded by the coding sequence ATGAAGAAAGCATTCGTTTATCTCTTTGCGCTCCTGCTGATGGCCTGCAACATGGGCAAGCAGAACAATACCAATGGGTTCGTCACCATCAACGGCCACGACCTCATCAAGCCCAACGGTGAGAAACTCCTGATTCAGGGCACCAACCTGGGCAACTGGTTGAACCCCGAGGGTTACATGTTCGGTTTCGGACGTACCAACTCGGCGTGGATGATCGACCTGATGATGAAAGAGGCCGTGGGTCCCGATGCCACTGCCGAGTTCTGGCAGCAGTTCAAGGATAACTACGTGACACGTAAGGATATCGACTTCATTGCCAATCAGGGTGCCAACACCATTCGTCTGCCTTTCAACTACAAGCTGTTCTGCGACGAGGATTACATGGGACAGACAGGCAAGAAGGATGGCTACGCACGCATCGACTCGGTCATCACCTGGTGCAAGGCCAACAACCTGTATCTGATTCTGGATATGCACGACTGTCCAGGCGGACAGACGGGCGATAACATCGACGACGGACACGGTTACCCCTGGTTGTTCGAAAGTGAGAAGTGCCAACAGCAGTTCTGCAATATCTGGCGCGAGATAGCCTATCGCTATCGCAGCGAGACCACCATTCTGGGCTACGAACTGATGAACGAGCCCATCGCTCACTATTTTGCCAACAAGGACTCGCTCTACCAATTGTTGCAGCCGGTATATAAAAAGGCGGTAGAGGCCATCCGACAGGTAGATAAAAACCACATCATCCTGCTGGGCGGTGCCCACTGGAACAGCTTTTTCTGGATGCTGAACGACAGCACCTACGACGATAAGCTGATGTACACCTGCCACCGTTACGGCGGTCCTGCCACCAAAGAGGCCATCACCCACTACATCAATTTCCGCGACTCCATCAACCGTCCGATGTATATGGGCGAGTTCGGTCACAACACCATGGAGTGGCAGCGCGACTTTGTGAAGGTGCTGAAGGAGAACAACATCGGTTACACCTTCTGGCCTTATAAAAAGGTAGATGAGTCGTGCATGATGGGCATCAAGCGCCCCAAGGGTTGGGATAGCATCGTGGTGAAATATGCCGAGACATCGCGCAACACCTATCAAGAATGGCGCGAGGCACGCCCCAATCAGGCTCAGTTCCGCCAGCTGCTCAAGCAGTTTGCCGAGAACTGTCGCATCGAGAACTGCAAACCACAGGCGGAGTATATCCAAAGCATGGGGATGGGGAAATTGAAAAAAAAAGGTGAGAAGGTGAGAAAATGA